In Mucilaginibacter boryungensis, a single window of DNA contains:
- a CDS encoding mercuric reductase has product MKQYDAIIIGAGQAGVPLAKKLAAAGKKTAIIEKRFIGGTCINDGCTPTKTLVSSAKMAYQASQSAALGIKIKKFRVDMPAIKKRKDEIVHQFRDGAQNGLEQTKNLDIIFGEASFTGNKTMSVQLNDGGESELKAKLIFINTGAKTFIPDVEGLGDIDYLTSTSILDLDHVPEHLLIIGGNYIGLEFGQMFRRFGSKVTVVERASRIVSREDEDISEEMTEILEAEKINILTNSTITKLKKKKSGKITATITTDREEHNLKCSHVLVAVGRTPQTEALNLVKAGVKTDERGNIAVNSKLETNVKGIYALGDVKGGPAFTHISYNDYTIVYRNLFEKEDLNTNDRPIPYCMFTDPQLARIGLDETEAKKQKLNVKTVKLPMAYVARAIETGDTRGFMKAVVDPKTKKILGATVIGEQGGEIMTILQMAMEGGITYDRIRYCVFAHPLYAESLNNLFIAIED; this is encoded by the coding sequence ATGAAGCAATATGACGCTATAATTATTGGGGCCGGGCAGGCTGGGGTGCCCTTAGCCAAAAAACTGGCTGCTGCCGGTAAAAAAACAGCTATTATAGAGAAACGCTTTATTGGTGGCACCTGTATAAATGATGGCTGTACGCCCACTAAAACCCTGGTTTCCTCTGCTAAAATGGCTTATCAGGCCAGCCAAAGCGCGGCGCTTGGTATTAAAATAAAAAAGTTTAGGGTTGATATGCCCGCCATTAAAAAACGTAAAGATGAAATTGTTCACCAGTTTAGAGATGGTGCACAAAACGGGTTAGAACAAACAAAAAACCTTGATATCATCTTCGGCGAAGCAAGTTTTACCGGTAACAAAACAATGTCGGTACAGTTAAACGACGGTGGCGAAAGCGAGTTAAAAGCAAAGCTAATCTTCATAAATACCGGCGCTAAAACTTTTATCCCGGATGTGGAAGGCCTGGGCGATATCGACTATCTCACTTCCACATCTATTCTTGACCTGGATCATGTCCCCGAACATTTGTTGATTATTGGTGGTAATTATATCGGTTTAGAGTTCGGGCAGATGTTTCGCCGGTTTGGCAGCAAGGTTACCGTAGTTGAGCGGGCCAGCCGGATAGTTTCCCGTGAGGATGAGGATATATCGGAGGAAATGACCGAAATATTGGAGGCTGAAAAGATCAACATTTTGACTAACAGCACTATCACAAAACTTAAAAAAAAAAAAAGCGGCAAAATTACAGCTACTATAACTACCGATAGGGAAGAGCATAACTTAAAATGCTCGCATGTGTTGGTGGCCGTAGGGCGCACGCCGCAAACCGAAGCACTAAACCTGGTAAAAGCGGGTGTTAAAACCGACGAACGGGGGAATATTGCAGTAAACAGCAAACTGGAAACGAATGTAAAAGGCATATATGCTTTGGGCGATGTAAAAGGCGGCCCTGCTTTTACCCATATTTCCTATAACGATTACACTATTGTTTATCGGAACCTGTTTGAAAAGGAAGATCTTAATACCAACGACAGGCCAATACCTTATTGCATGTTTACCGATCCGCAGTTGGCGCGGATTGGCTTAGATGAAACCGAAGCTAAAAAGCAAAAACTAAATGTAAAAACAGTCAAACTACCCATGGCCTACGTAGCCCGCGCTATTGAGACTGGTGATACCCGCGGTTTTATGAAGGCTGTGGTGGACCCGAAAACTAAAAAGATATTAGGCGCCACCGTAATTGGCGAACAGGGCGGCGAAATAATGACCATACTGCAAATGGCAATGGAGGGCGGCATCACTTATGATCGTATTCGTTATTGTGTTTTTGCGCATCCGTTGTATGCCGAATCGTTAAACAACCTTTTTATAGCGATAGAAGATTAG
- a CDS encoding ABC transporter ATP-binding protein, translated as MIKVKQLSKHYKGLKAVDDISFEVTQGESMVLLGTSGCGKTTTLKMLNRLIEPTSGEIWIGNKNILQQHPETLRRGIGYVLQNTGLFPHYTIAENIAVVPKLLGWEEAKTNHRINELMEKLHLDANILQSYPGQLSGGQQQRVGLARALVADPPVLLMDEPFGALDNVTRTKIQSEFKQLDELTRKTIIMVTHDVQEAFELGDRICLMDKGTIIQIGTPAELLFNPANDFVKDFLQGQRLQLELKAITLNDIWDNLPDTIAESTELSPVDATVWSAMEQLKVKGSTIHIRRPNDNSIKSINFEQLMAAFNQYQNRKSA; from the coding sequence ATGATCAAGGTAAAACAGCTAAGCAAGCATTATAAAGGGCTTAAAGCGGTCGATGATATTTCATTCGAAGTAACCCAGGGTGAAAGCATGGTACTGTTGGGTACAAGTGGCTGCGGCAAAACCACTACCCTTAAAATGCTGAACAGGCTGATTGAACCAACGTCGGGCGAAATATGGATAGGCAATAAAAATATCCTGCAGCAACACCCCGAAACCCTGCGTCGGGGTATTGGGTATGTGTTGCAAAACACGGGCTTATTCCCGCATTATACCATCGCCGAAAATATTGCCGTGGTGCCCAAATTGTTAGGCTGGGAAGAGGCCAAGACCAACCACCGTATTAATGAACTGATGGAAAAACTGCACCTTGATGCAAACATACTGCAATCATATCCCGGTCAGTTAAGTGGCGGTCAGCAGCAGCGGGTTGGCTTAGCAAGGGCCCTGGTGGCCGACCCGCCGGTGTTATTAATGGACGAGCCTTTCGGCGCGCTGGATAACGTGACCCGTACCAAGATACAGTCCGAGTTTAAGCAGCTGGACGAACTGACCCGCAAAACCATCATTATGGTTACCCATGATGTGCAGGAGGCCTTTGAGCTGGGCGACCGTATTTGCCTGATGGATAAAGGCACGATTATACAAATTGGCACACCGGCCGAGTTATTATTTAATCCTGCTAATGATTTTGTGAAGGATTTCCTGCAAGGCCAGCGCCTGCAACTGGAACTAAAGGCCATTACCCTGAATGATATTTGGGATAACCTACCCGACACCATTGCTGAATCTACCGAACTATCGCCCGTTGATGCCACGGTTTGGTCGGCTATGGAGCAGCTAAAAGTTAAGGGCTCAACTATACATATTCGACGACCTAATGATAATAGCATCAAGTCAATAAATTTTGAGCAGTTGATGGCTGCCTTTAATCAATACCAAAACCGTAAAAGCGCATGA
- a CDS encoding ABC transporter permease/substrate-binding protein produces the protein MNNQQQSLWAFMMQQSDKLAAQTLQHIGLTFISLIIAVLIGLPLGIFIARKKQYAGTVLGIAGVLQTIPSIALLGFMIPLLGIGAKPAIVALFIYALLPIIRNTYTGILGVDGYITEAATAMGMSKKQILFKVELPLAMPVILAGIRTATVINVGVATLASYIAAGGLGEFIFGGISLNNTNMILAGAIPAALLAILFDFLLSRLQNIKLKKLKPATAIIPVLLVLLASLYFIPSAYGGKLTAGFTPEFMGRQDGDLGLREKYGLKIHTIVISDAVMYKAAFEKELDVISGYSTDGRLKAFNLIVLNDDKGIFPPYYAAPIVRDDALKKFPDLEKTLNLLAGHINDSIMTELNYRTDYLHQSPEKVAKDFLVEQRLYKPLRNGTNGMVRIGSKIFGEQYILAQMYTMLIKGYTDYDVSTKTGLGGTKICFDAMTNNQIDFYPEYTGTGLLVLLQPDEKLVETLTHNKDKTYNYVKQEFEKKYQISWLKPIGFNNSYALMMRQKQANGLGVKSISDLKHYLDKK, from the coding sequence ATGAATAACCAGCAGCAAAGTTTATGGGCTTTCATGATGCAGCAGTCAGATAAACTGGCGGCGCAAACCTTGCAGCATATTGGTTTAACTTTTATTTCGCTCATTATTGCCGTGCTGATTGGTTTACCGCTCGGGATATTTATCGCACGAAAAAAACAGTATGCGGGTACAGTGCTTGGTATTGCCGGCGTATTGCAAACTATCCCAAGTATTGCCCTGCTGGGTTTTATGATACCGCTGTTAGGTATCGGCGCAAAGCCCGCCATAGTGGCTTTGTTTATTTACGCGTTGCTGCCCATCATCCGCAATACCTATACGGGCATTTTAGGGGTTGATGGCTATATTACTGAAGCCGCAACCGCCATGGGCATGAGTAAAAAGCAGATCCTTTTTAAAGTCGAACTACCACTGGCCATGCCGGTGATACTGGCCGGTATCCGCACCGCTACAGTCATAAATGTAGGGGTGGCTACATTGGCATCATACATTGCCGCCGGTGGCTTAGGCGAGTTTATTTTCGGCGGCATATCGCTTAACAATACTAATATGATATTGGCCGGGGCAATCCCCGCTGCTTTGCTGGCTATATTGTTCGATTTCCTGCTATCGCGATTGCAAAATATCAAACTAAAAAAACTAAAACCTGCTACTGCCATTATACCTGTATTGCTCGTACTATTGGCTTCTTTATACTTCATCCCATCGGCCTATGGCGGTAAGTTAACGGCTGGCTTCACGCCTGAGTTTATGGGGCGGCAGGATGGCGATCTGGGTTTGCGCGAAAAGTATGGGTTAAAGATCCATACCATTGTGATCAGCGATGCGGTGATGTATAAAGCCGCGTTTGAAAAAGAACTGGATGTCATCAGCGGCTATTCAACCGACGGCCGGCTAAAGGCCTTTAACCTGATTGTGCTGAACGATGATAAAGGAATTTTCCCGCCTTATTATGCCGCGCCAATTGTGCGGGATGATGCCTTGAAAAAATTCCCCGACCTGGAAAAAACACTGAACTTGCTGGCTGGACATATTAACGATTCAATCATGACCGAATTAAATTACCGCACTGACTATCTGCACCAAAGTCCCGAAAAAGTGGCGAAGGACTTTTTGGTTGAACAGCGCTTGTACAAACCATTACGTAACGGCACAAACGGCATGGTACGCATTGGCTCTAAAATATTTGGTGAACAATATATACTGGCCCAAATGTATACTATGTTGATAAAGGGTTATACCGATTACGATGTGAGCACTAAAACCGGTTTAGGCGGCACTAAAATTTGCTTTGATGCCATGACCAATAACCAGATAGATTTCTATCCCGAATACACCGGCACGGGCTTATTGGTGTTACTTCAGCCCGACGAAAAACTTGTTGAAACCCTAACACACAATAAAGACAAAACGTATAATTATGTAAAACAGGAGTTTGAAAAGAAATATCAAATTAGTTGGTTAAAACCCATTGGGTTCAATAATTCGTACGCATTAATGATGAGACAAAAACAGGCGAACGGATTAGGTGTTAAATCAATATCCGATCTTAAACATTATCTCGATAAAAAATAA
- the egtB gene encoding ergothioneine biosynthesis protein EgtB yields the protein MDLIDCYYNVRQHTEAICSPLQTEDYVVQPVADVSPPKWHLGHTTWFFETFILKPYFMGYQEFDPDYNFVFNSYYETVGARVIRTDRGNLSRPSVADIFKYRAYVDKAMADFLCAEPSADVKELLILGFNHEQQHQELLYYDIKYILGNNPLFPAYSKEYKSPRIAHVDAPWISIAEGVYEVGFAGDGFCFDNELNRHKVYLNAFQISPNQVTNAEYLEFINANGYHDFRYWHMEGWAWVNDNKVECPMYWHFIDGEWYNYTFHGLEKVNMEAPVTHISYYEAYAYASWRGLRLPTEFEWEVAAPQFKWGKSWEWTESAYLPYPGFSKAPGAIGEYNGKFMVNQKVLRGASEATPQGHERLTYRNFFHPNLRWLFNGIRLAK from the coding sequence ATGGATTTAATTGACTGTTACTACAACGTACGCCAGCATACCGAAGCCATTTGCAGCCCCCTGCAAACCGAAGACTATGTGGTACAACCTGTTGCAGATGTTAGTCCGCCTAAATGGCATTTAGGCCATACTACCTGGTTTTTTGAAACTTTTATTCTGAAGCCTTATTTTATGGGCTACCAGGAGTTTGACCCTGATTACAATTTTGTATTCAACAGCTACTATGAAACTGTAGGCGCGCGCGTTATCCGTACGGACAGGGGAAACCTTAGCCGTCCATCTGTCGCAGATATTTTTAAATACCGCGCCTATGTAGATAAAGCCATGGCCGATTTCCTTTGCGCCGAACCATCGGCAGATGTGAAAGAACTATTGATACTTGGCTTTAACCACGAGCAACAGCACCAGGAATTACTTTACTACGATATCAAATACATCCTTGGCAATAATCCCTTGTTCCCCGCCTATTCTAAAGAGTATAAATCCCCCAGAATAGCACACGTAGACGCTCCCTGGATTAGCATTGCGGAAGGCGTATACGAAGTAGGCTTCGCTGGCGATGGCTTTTGTTTTGATAACGAACTGAACCGCCATAAGGTTTATCTAAACGCTTTTCAAATTAGCCCTAACCAGGTTACCAATGCCGAGTATTTGGAATTTATCAATGCCAATGGCTATCACGATTTCCGCTACTGGCACATGGAAGGCTGGGCCTGGGTAAACGATAATAAAGTTGAATGCCCTATGTACTGGCATTTTATAGATGGCGAATGGTATAACTATACTTTCCACGGTTTAGAAAAAGTGAATATGGAAGCGCCGGTTACCCATATCAGTTATTATGAAGCCTATGCTTATGCATCGTGGCGTGGCCTGCGCCTGCCTACCGAGTTTGAGTGGGAAGTAGCCGCGCCGCAATTTAAATGGGGGAAAAGCTGGGAGTGGACAGAAAGCGCTTATCTGCCTTACCCGGGTTTTAGCAAGGCCCCCGGTGCCATCGGCGAATACAATGGAAAATTTATGGTCAACCAAAAGGTGCTGCGTGGCGCCTCGGAGGCAACACCACAAGGCCATGAACGCCTGACCTACCGAAACTTCTTTCATCCAAATTTACGCTGGCTTTTTAACGGCATCCGTTTAGCCAAATAA
- the egtD gene encoding L-histidine N(alpha)-methyltransferase has translation MKNTMEALNSMKPPRTDSFKTQFYEDVVAGLRASTKHLDAKYFYDAEGDKLFQQIMNCKEYYLTNCEMEIFTHQTKAIADVVISGGQPFDLIELGAGDATKSIHLLKNLLAQKADFTYLPIDISGHVIAMLNATLPVTLPGLKIQGLQGEYFQMLKKAATLSNHRKVVLFMGANIGNMPVKDAQAFCEELRYHLNPGDMVLIGFDLKKNPETILAAYNDSQGITKAFNLNLLTRINRELGADFNVDQFHHYATYDPETGACKSYLVSLKQQDIHLPDTEVIRFDKDEYIWMEISQKYTREQIAGFAKRSGFRSVTDFSDSKDWFVDTVWVAE, from the coding sequence ATGAAAAATACCATGGAAGCATTAAACAGCATGAAACCGCCACGAACGGATAGCTTTAAAACACAATTTTATGAAGACGTAGTTGCCGGCTTACGGGCATCCACAAAGCACCTGGATGCTAAGTATTTTTACGATGCCGAAGGCGATAAATTATTCCAGCAGATTATGAATTGTAAGGAATATTACCTTACCAACTGCGAGATGGAAATATTTACCCATCAAACTAAAGCAATTGCCGATGTAGTAATAAGCGGAGGCCAGCCGTTCGACCTGATAGAACTTGGTGCCGGCGATGCTACCAAATCAATCCACTTATTAAAAAACTTGCTGGCACAGAAAGCCGACTTTACCTATTTACCGATAGATATCTCGGGGCATGTAATTGCTATGCTGAATGCTACACTTCCGGTAACATTGCCCGGCTTAAAAATACAGGGCCTGCAAGGCGAATATTTTCAGATGCTAAAAAAGGCAGCCACCCTGTCAAACCATCGTAAAGTGGTACTTTTTATGGGTGCCAATATTGGCAATATGCCGGTAAAAGATGCGCAGGCCTTTTGCGAAGAGTTGCGTTATCACCTAAACCCGGGCGATATGGTGCTGATAGGTTTCGATCTGAAGAAGAACCCCGAAACTATTTTAGCCGCCTATAACGATAGCCAGGGGATTACAAAAGCTTTTAACCTTAATTTACTTACCCGCATTAACCGCGAGTTGGGGGCTGATTTTAATGTCGACCAGTTTCATCATTATGCCACATACGACCCGGAAACAGGGGCCTGCAAAAGCTACCTGGTAAGTTTAAAACAACAAGATATACACTTGCCTGATACCGAAGTGATCCGCTTTGATAAGGACGAATATATTTGGATGGAGATATCGCAAAAATATACCCGCGAACAGATTGCAGGCTTCGCTAAAAGATCGGGCTTCCGGTCAGTTACCGATTTTTCGGATAGTAAAGATTGGTTTGTGGATACAGTTTGGGTAGCAGAGTAA
- a CDS encoding HAD family hydrolase, with protein sequence MAADNAKFKKLLELSKGDYKAFLYDCDGTLADNMPAHTETYIRVAASGGIHIDGAMIDELAGWPIPEVVKEINKRYNGNFDPDKFAADKYRLFYDEFIEQIKPIEYVTDHLIAHAGKVKIGVVSGGSREAITKTLQVLGILDLVDVLVCAGDTPNGKPYPDPFLLAAEKLGVRPQDCLVFEDGNPGVASAKAAGMPWIRIDKV encoded by the coding sequence ATGGCTGCCGATAACGCGAAATTTAAAAAACTGCTGGAACTTAGTAAGGGCGATTATAAAGCTTTCCTGTACGATTGCGATGGCACCCTGGCCGATAATATGCCTGCCCATACCGAAACTTATATTCGCGTTGCAGCTAGTGGCGGTATACATATAGATGGCGCTATGATTGATGAGCTGGCCGGCTGGCCTATTCCCGAAGTGGTAAAAGAAATAAACAAACGCTATAACGGCAATTTCGACCCGGACAAATTTGCAGCGGATAAATACCGGTTATTTTACGATGAGTTTATTGAGCAAATTAAACCCATTGAATACGTAACCGACCACCTGATAGCCCATGCTGGTAAAGTTAAAATAGGCGTAGTATCCGGCGGCAGCCGCGAGGCTATTACCAAAACACTGCAGGTATTAGGTATATTAGATTTGGTTGATGTGCTGGTTTGCGCCGGCGATACCCCCAATGGTAAACCCTACCCCGATCCGTTTTTACTGGCTGCCGAAAAACTGGGCGTGCGCCCGCAGGATTGCCTGGTGTTTGAAGACGGCAACCCGGGTGTAGCTTCGGCAAAGGCGGCGGGCATGCCCTGGATAAGGATTGATAAGGTATAG
- a CDS encoding tetratricopeptide repeat protein translates to MPLINYPFDLNFVALIKRCLWVCLFFSFITISGFAAPRQDHNSIIFSSFKHLSDTAQTRRVEAASNIYKNTCRHLDEPTAMSILDSVELLAKKINDPSLECSIYVLRADYYSVNRGYNSLSIDYHQKAIDFAVEHEMPIEMAIYLHKKGLFYFTFSHNIEACQYFLQAYNKFKQIGLNNIPDVSRYLAEQAQFYYALRDYDTARPLLQLALKYPISQIRIRINLTTAIGLIFRSTGHYPAAIDYFNRALKIAVAHKDTAWIAISKGNIGSVYFMQGDYQKAIPELLVDYQASMHYKEFVNAAKTLLRLSHINIYYKQYAQATARVDSAEAMIKDSKEDVLPVMSEIYNQRSTLCQMAGRYKDAVIYTNKYLASKDSIARRDNIGEIERVKFKFSAENYRNQINNIKTIADVGAFKRNAVIFILFLLIIIFVLLFTRFRLNAKRDQELLMIRKRRVDEKLKNAAESLQLYTENLKQNNALIETFKAEIERFKAQSTDRAGAEHLEKLMQAHIMTDDTWNEFKKLFTKVHGGFFTRLRSTYPYLTDTDMRMLSLVKLGLNNREMANMLGITVEGIKKSKQRLRKKMQLSPEVDIEHIVASF, encoded by the coding sequence ATGCCCTTAATTAACTATCCATTTGATTTAAATTTTGTGGCCCTTATTAAGCGTTGCCTATGGGTATGCCTGTTTTTTAGTTTTATAACTATATCAGGCTTTGCAGCCCCACGGCAAGATCATAACTCCATAATATTCTCATCTTTTAAACACCTTAGCGATACTGCCCAAACCAGACGGGTAGAAGCCGCCTCGAACATTTATAAAAATACCTGCCGTCATTTAGATGAACCAACTGCAATGTCCATACTGGACAGTGTGGAATTATTAGCTAAAAAAATAAACGACCCATCGTTAGAATGCAGCATTTATGTGCTAAGGGCCGATTATTATTCAGTTAACCGGGGGTATAATTCGCTAAGCATCGATTATCATCAAAAAGCGATTGATTTTGCTGTTGAACATGAAATGCCTATTGAAATGGCTATCTACCTGCATAAAAAAGGCCTTTTCTATTTTACATTCAGCCATAATATTGAAGCTTGCCAGTACTTTTTACAGGCTTATAATAAGTTTAAACAAATTGGACTGAATAACATCCCCGACGTTTCCCGCTATCTGGCAGAACAAGCCCAGTTTTACTACGCGTTGCGCGACTATGATACTGCACGGCCCCTCCTTCAATTAGCGTTAAAATACCCTATCAGTCAAATACGCATCCGTATCAATTTAACTACGGCTATCGGGCTTATTTTTCGCAGTACGGGGCATTACCCGGCTGCTATAGATTATTTTAACAGGGCGCTTAAAATTGCTGTAGCACATAAAGATACCGCCTGGATAGCTATCAGCAAGGGCAATATCGGCTCGGTATATTTTATGCAAGGCGATTATCAAAAAGCGATCCCCGAACTTTTGGTAGATTACCAGGCATCTATGCACTACAAGGAATTCGTTAATGCCGCCAAAACACTATTAAGGCTTAGTCACATCAATATATACTATAAACAATATGCACAAGCCACCGCCCGTGTCGATTCGGCCGAAGCGATGATCAAAGACTCGAAGGAAGATGTATTGCCCGTCATGTCCGAGATATATAATCAAAGAAGCACGCTGTGCCAAATGGCCGGGCGGTATAAAGACGCGGTGATATATACTAATAAATACCTGGCAAGCAAGGATAGCATTGCCCGGCGGGATAATATTGGCGAAATTGAACGCGTTAAATTTAAATTTTCAGCCGAAAATTACCGCAACCAGATAAACAATATAAAAACCATAGCCGATGTTGGCGCATTTAAGCGTAATGCCGTAATTTTTATCCTTTTTTTACTGATCATAATTTTTGTGCTGTTGTTTACCCGGTTTCGTTTAAATGCCAAACGCGACCAGGAACTATTGATGATCAGGAAAAGAAGAGTTGATGAAAAGCTAAAGAACGCCGCCGAATCATTACAGCTATACACTGAAAATTTAAAACAAAATAATGCTTTAATTGAAACATTTAAAGCAGAGATAGAGCGTTTCAAAGCACAATCGACCGACCGGGCCGGCGCCGAACACCTGGAAAAATTGATGCAGGCCCACATTATGACCGACGATACCTGGAACGAGTTTAAAAAACTTTTTACCAAAGTACATGGTGGTTTTTTCACCCGTTTACGCAGCACTTACCCATATTTAACCGATACCGACATGCGCATGCTGTCACTGGTTAAGCTTGGGCTCAATAACCGGGAAATGGCCAATATGCTGGGCATTACTGTTGAAGGAATAAAAAAGTCGAAACAGCGCTTGCGCAAAAAAATGCAACTTTCGCCCGAGGTTGATATAGAACATATCGTCGCTTCTTTTTGA
- a CDS encoding response regulator — translation MPKLNIFIVEDEPLIARVLKQTVQYIGHHVCGTATSFDGAVRGLQHAGADLIITDIMLEGEKTGVDLANYINKYLKIPFVFQSSVIDQLVIDEALKTDPLVFMPKPLCSRVLIDAIASAL, via the coding sequence ATGCCGAAGCTAAATATTTTCATTGTAGAAGACGAGCCCCTTATTGCCCGGGTTTTAAAGCAAACCGTGCAATATATCGGTCATCATGTCTGCGGTACGGCCACATCATTCGATGGTGCCGTGAGGGGGCTTCAGCATGCCGGTGCCGATCTGATCATTACAGATATTATGCTTGAGGGTGAGAAAACGGGTGTTGACCTGGCCAATTATATCAACAAATATTTGAAGATCCCTTTCGTATTCCAATCATCAGTAATAGATCAGCTGGTTATTGATGAAGCTTTAAAAACCGACCCGCTGGTATTTATGCCTAAACCATTATGCAGCAGGGTTTTAATTGATGCGATAGCTTCCGCCCTTTAG
- a CDS encoding 2-phosphosulfolactate phosphatase, with amino-acid sequence MDKKLEVCLTPALIHLYNVEEYVVVIIDIFRATSSICYGIENGAEAIIPVAEVEECLAYKEKHPEYLLAAERNGEVVKGFDFGNSPFSYTTEKVAGKSVVLTTTNGTQALYLSRKAKQIVIGSFLNLTAVCSWLKTTGENILLVCAGWKYNFNLEDTLFAGAVIEQLKDGAYQLDDPAIAANDLYQLGKHDIKQYLKKTSHSERLKQLGIEEDIAFCLNVDTTTAIPVLQDNRLIRLIF; translated from the coding sequence GTGGATAAGAAATTAGAAGTTTGCCTTACACCTGCATTGATACACCTATATAATGTAGAGGAGTATGTGGTGGTAATTATTGATATTTTCAGGGCTACATCATCTATATGTTATGGCATTGAGAATGGCGCCGAAGCCATTATACCAGTAGCCGAGGTAGAAGAATGCCTTGCTTATAAAGAAAAGCACCCGGAGTATTTATTAGCAGCCGAACGTAACGGAGAAGTGGTAAAAGGGTTTGATTTTGGCAACTCGCCATTCTCCTATACTACCGAAAAAGTAGCCGGAAAATCGGTAGTACTTACTACAACTAACGGTACCCAGGCATTGTATCTGTCGCGCAAGGCAAAGCAAATTGTTATCGGTTCTTTTTTAAACCTTACTGCGGTGTGCAGCTGGCTAAAAACAACCGGGGAAAATATTTTGCTGGTGTGTGCAGGCTGGAAATACAATTTTAATTTGGAAGATACACTATTTGCCGGCGCGGTAATAGAACAATTAAAGGACGGGGCTTACCAGCTTGATGACCCGGCCATTGCTGCTAACGACCTTTATCAGTTAGGCAAACATGATATTAAGCAGTACCTGAAAAAAACATCACACAGCGAACGATTGAAGCAATTGGGTATAGAGGAAGATATTGCATTTTGTTTAAACGTGGATACTACAACGGCAATCCCGGTTTTACAGGATAACCGCCTTATCAGGCTGATATTTTAA
- a CDS encoding AAA family ATPase, protein MSKKIQTPPLGGRGANGFGVIKIAIVGPESTGKSTMSAYLAEHYQTVWVPEFARDYCAALTAPPTIEDEVAMFRGQMALEQKIQQKANRLLICDTTFITVKIWSDAFFGYTPQVVLDELPKHPYDLYLLLDINLPWQDDPLRDFPNQREHFMEVWHKELQALNAKYVVISGIGQDRYDNAVAAIDRFLAARQ, encoded by the coding sequence ATGAGTAAAAAAATACAAACTCCCCCTTTAGGGGGCCGGGGGGCTAATGGGTTTGGGGTGATCAAAATAGCCATAGTCGGCCCCGAATCAACGGGGAAATCAACCATGTCGGCTTATTTGGCCGAACATTACCAAACGGTTTGGGTACCCGAATTTGCGCGGGATTATTGCGCGGCCCTGACCGCACCGCCGACGATTGAAGATGAGGTAGCCATGTTTCGCGGGCAGATGGCTTTGGAGCAGAAGATACAACAAAAGGCAAATAGACTGCTTATCTGCGATACCACATTCATTACTGTAAAAATATGGAGCGATGCCTTTTTTGGTTATACGCCGCAGGTGGTATTAGATGAATTGCCCAAACATCCCTACGATCTTTACCTGCTGCTGGATATTAACCTGCCCTGGCAGGACGACCCCCTGCGCGATTTCCCTAACCAACGCGAGCATTTTATGGAAGTTTGGCATAAAGAGTTGCAGGCGCTGAATGCTAAATATGTTGTGATATCGGGTATAGGGCAGGACAGGTATGATAATGCAGTTGCGGCTATAGACAGGTTTTTGGCAGCACGTCAATAA